GGTGGCTCTCACGGCGCTGGACGAAAGCGACATTTCTTTGACCCGAATCGATgatataaattaaaaaaaattgacacttCATTTGCAACAATTACAGTTTGTAAGAACGTGCTGCGATCGCCGTGAATCTGAAGAATTACGGTTGCTCGTTCATCGCATCAAAGGCGAAGATGGTGTGACACTCTTGTCAGGAAATCGGTGTAGGTACTGCTATCACTGGCGGAGTTCCTTATTCCTTCTTGTGTCAGACTGCTAGATTTGGGAGAATTCAGAAAGCTGCGATCCCGAGGACGATAAGGATTAGACGGTACCTTCTTAGCTAAAATAAACGAAATGGGCATGTGCTGTTTGCATCCATGaaagggagggaggaaggagaaagaTTTCTGCAGGGTAACTGAAGAAGGAAACGGGCAGAATTAATGGCATCGAATGGAAGGTAAATTAGGCACAATTAGAAGTTCAGAACCGTTCTTGGTCAGAAGACAACACCAGGAGCTCAAAGAGGGATTCTTTCGGTTAATTCCTTCGCGAGCAAAAATTACAAGAAAGCACCGAGGACGAGCCGATCGAAATTCGAAACAATTACGTACTGCTGCAAGGACCGGAGCAGTACTCAAGACTGTATACTCTACGCGCGCGCGGAGCACGGCCGGCCGGTTACAGCTCCgaggacggcgccgccgccgccatcctggGGGAGGTGACGGGGAACAGAGGCAGAAGCCGCGGCGGCTCGGCGGCGGACCTCGGCGAGGggtggaggaagaagcccttgcgcgcgatggcggcgcgctcctccgccatggccccctgctgctgctgcggctccccAGGGGACCCCGAGGCGGACCGGTTGAAGGGGTCGGGCACGAGCGGCGTGACGGGGCTGAGCGCCAGCGAGGGAAAGTCGAGCACGCTTGGCGACAGCAGCAGCTccggggccgccgccctcggcgaggcccccgccgcggccgcggccgccatggccagcgGCGCGATCATCTTGAGGTTCTTCATGCCGCTCCGGCGCTCGTACAGCTTGAAGGCCGGCTTCTTCGCCCTGCACGGCACGCCTCCCCCGTGGATGGTCTTGGCGGGGGGCCTCTGGGTCTGcgacgagggcggcggcggagggggcatgtcggcggcgccggtgagcATCTGGACGATCTGCTTGAAGGAGGCGGTGTCGGCCTGGACGAAGGTGGTGGGGAAAGGGGTGGTGTCGATGATGCGCGGGGCGGGCCTgggggaaggcgaaggcggcggcggcgggtggtgggaggagggggacgcggcggcggaggacggcgaggaggaggaggtggaggaggacggcgagtTGGGGTCTCgcgggggcgccatggggaggaggagttgcTTGGAGTTGAGGGGAGCAACTTCCATTGTTGGGTGGTTTCGGCCTTTCGGGAGAGAGGAAAGGGAGCGCTTCGGTTCAGTCCTGGGGGGAGTGTGAATATGAAGGGGGAAGAGGGAGGCGATGCATATAGTTGGTGTGTGGGTGGGTGCTTTCGGaacttttctttctctctgaaaaaacaaatgctGCTGTCCGTTCCTCTCTCGCAGATTTTCTTGCCGGTTTTCAGTTtactactctctctctctctctctttttcttctcctctcccttaGTTTTCCTTTTGTTGTGGAAGTTGTATCCAcctgttttttatttatttaccaCAAGCTGTATCCACCTGGTTTGTATGACTCTTTGTCATCAGTAGATGTGTTAATTCTAAGGGTAAAAAAATGCAGttgagtatatatattccCGGAcatttaagaaaaagaaataagcATAGTACTTTTTGCGGAACGGAAATAAAAAGGTGCAGGAAGCAAGCAGACGAAAACATTACAGGAGAAAAAACGAGGTAGAAACGGAAACGAAAAGGTGCGAAGAGAAGGCAAAAACGGAAACTTGATTGCGGAGGAAATGGAACCGAACCATCAATTTCTACCCAAAGTAGATGTGGAAACATAAATGAAAAGGGATGCAAAGAAGACGGAAACGAAAACTTGACCACCGAGGAAATGGAAACTGCCGCCAAAGAGACGagcaaaaacagaaatgaaATGGAGCAGCGAGAAAGCGGAAACAGAAACTTGGTCATGAAGGAAATGAAAACCGAACATCAATTTCTGGCGAAAAGACGGGCGGAAACGAGCATGAAAAGCGTGGAAAGGAAACAGAAACTTGATGAcaggaaaaatgaaaaacgGAATGGTGATTTCTTGCAAAAAAGACATAGGctggaacaaaacaaaaacgtATGAAATAATTGGAAACATAAACTTGACCGCAGAGGAAATGAAATCGAAAAATGGGCGCAAACAGGATTGAAGTCCACAAAAATCCGGCCTATGCCCATCTATCGCGGCCCTAATTCCCTTATGTCTTGATGCACTATGTTATTTGTGGCATTCTTACAGAGCACTTCTTATGTCACCAAAGGTGGAATGCGTTGTGTTGTTCGGCGCATTCTTATAGTTGTTATGTTGTCAAAGGTGGAAACTTATGCATAATATACTTTGTGGTGAATATCTAGTCGATATTCCATTATATACTTTGTGATGGATCATGATATATGACAATATTTGCGGTCGTTTGGCAAACCCACGTTTGTTGGCATTGCTGTCTTGTTTAAGGGTGTTCAGAAGGGTTTATATATCCTGCAAATATTGGTTGTTGCATCCATGTCCGCTTTGTATTCGatctatatttatttatttttcggCACTATCCACTTTCATATTCGTTTTTAGGAATTTTATGTTCATATTTGTTTTGATAAGAAAACGAAAGCAGATATGATAGTCCCCACTTTTGTCCATTTTCTGAATTAGAGGATATGCAAAAATAAGAAATATTTCAATATCCAGATGAATCCCTGTGTTCCATATCAGCCCAAGCAAGTTTTTCAGTTACACTACTAATTCTTAGAAGCAGCATAAGTAGAAAATGCCACCAATTTTGCATATCCTCTATAATTCAGAGAtgcaaagagaagaagaaaaaggtatAAAAACATAGGGAGTATCCTTGACTTTACCAGGTCACAAAGGCAGGAAGAGTAgcttaaaaaaaaggcaaggaCGGAAGAGTCCAAAGATGCTTTTGTCAAGTCGAAGAAAGGTGGCAAGAGCATTGACTTGGACAGCAGCGGCATAGCATAGGCAGCTCCCCTTGACCCCCATCAGCATCTGCCCCAGCATAGGTGGGTGGGGCcgccggaggaagaagaaagatgctTCCTATCCCTGACCGTCGCTGCCTCGTACTTACCCTTCTTTGCCCTTGTCAAATTTCCACAGTATAGGGTCCATGATCGGTAACTAAAAACAGTAGTAAAATGCTGCACCAtggctgctgttgttgcttgGCCAGACGATgtagaaaatagaaaaggaccggtgaaaaaagaaagatgttACGAAATGGTGTTTTACCGCTGCGGCAGAGGCTGCGGCAAAAATTCAACTGTAACAAGCATCAAAGGCGTTGGGGTGATTATTTTCCCCCTTTATGTTGTAATAAAAATCCTGGAGACGCGACCACGATCTTGCAATGAATGCTCTCCCCAGGACATTCGTGACCGGGATTTAAATCCGGTCTTAAATTCCGCCGTATTAGTGCGCGCGCTTGTCAGGACACTACGAGCCGTACGTACCATACGAAAATACTGTACTACTGCTACTCCCCCATTATCAATGCCACCCGGTCAAATACACAGAGCATCCCGTGCTCAAATCCATCCATGCCTCGAGGCTGCAAGCAGTGTATTTCCATGTTTCCTCTTGTGCTGGACCACAAACTTGTGCTGGCGTACTCGCTcggtctcatattaaatgatttttcttattaaatgtatttagacgttttttactcataaatatttttatattttaataaatttaagtcatttaatatgaggcGGAACGAGAACTTTACTTCAAAACACAGATACACTATGCTAGCGCTGTAGAACGTTCTAGAAGCGCGGCGCCGAAAAGACGGGGCAACGGAGAAGGCGTGTTGGCGTCCGGTCCCAAGTTTGACGGACCCTCTTTGTATGCAAGCAACGCATGCATTTCTCCAGGGCTGAACGCACTCACCGACGATCTCCGGTGACTCCGCAGGCCGCAGCAtaggaaggaaggagggaaGAAacggccggggccgggggcAAAGCGATACGCCTGCCGGCCACTATCAGGAAAAGAAGATCACGggaggggaaaaaaaagaaagtgtTTCGGCACGATAGGAGATCGTATGACCCGGACCGCCGACCGGACCGGCAATTCAACGCGTCAGCACTCAGCAGTGTACTCGTACTGCTCGACTAGCTTTCACAGTTTCACTCGAGTAGGTCAACCTCTGTACTGTACTAGTGCTAGGATTTTACTTGTTCTAGCTAGACCACCATGGTGATCTtcggatcgaggtggagcttGTTCGCTAACTGCAGACTCGTTCGGAATCATCAGTGCTGCTGCTTGTCTTTTGCATTTGTGGACCTGGAGTCTGGAGAGTATTTGATTCACGAGTGTGTTCTTTTTTGGCGTAAAAAATGCTTGTAGTAGGAGTACAGTTTTACATCTCTGAAAACATCGCCCCGGATTCTCGTGCATTGGATCCGTCGCAGTGGAGACAACATACGCCCGCATATTAACCTCCTATTTGGTTGTCTGCTGGCCTGTGAGCCGGACACTGGTCAAAGGTGTTAAAACACCAAGTAGTACAGTATACTCCTCCGTATCCCCAAACGAGCATGCAagtaatgatttttttttcacttaacGATGATGGAGGACGGAAATTGAAAATCGAGaagatgatttttttactTAACGATGTTTTTCATGCCAATTAAtcttagtactccctccgtcccaaataaAATGACATGGATCTTTTTCGAAAGAACAAAAGATTTCATTAATTAATCAGGGTCCAGGTACAATCATAAAGGAGGGCTCGCTGAAGAAAGTCAGGGAAATCTCCCAGCCAGCAAGTAGTACTATGGTTACATCTTGAATGGTTTGCTAGACTATCACTAACACTATTCTGGTCACGAGGAATTTTCCGGACAGGGATTATCCTCCAGAGGTCAGAAGTTCCTTGATGTTTGTAACTCGATGGTGGTAGACTGAGAGATTTGTGCCGCTGTTCGTGATTAGAGCCAAAGCTTCTGCAGAGTCAGTTTCCAGCATGGTAGGGAGTTCAGTGCACTGGAGCATGAGCCGGAGACCGTCCTCGCAGGCAGCAAGTTCAGCATCAAGAGGGTCGCAGCAATGGTACAGGTATCTACGCGCAGCTACAAGGAGCTTTCCATCATGATCACGAATACAAACACCGATGGCCGCACTTCCAGACTGTCGGGggaatgaccccgggtaggatCATGACGGCACGGctttagccgagatgacggaggcaaagccAGCATGGttatgtatgccggcatcgtaaagtcaaactaacactaagccggcatccttgatgtatgccggcatgactataTTGTCTTATGAGCTtacaggataaggacgagcaccttgATCCCGGCCCacgccgagatctctcaacggtattatcctgaccacgcggcaGAGGGTAAAACAGCGTCATCATTATCGTGGAAAAGGCAGTCGCCGCTTAAGTACCGGTGCCAGACGACTGtacaaaagaagcaccgaaagagaatttctgacggaagccggcagaggatagcggtacttgttgcagggtgccagggaaaagtaaatttgtcttgtcccctacggtgccaccaggagggaaccaagccgcgtgtctggcggggcccaaggaaggcGACGTTaggactcggcccacatgtcagtgtgacatgtgcggcctataaatagaaccttacccctctgtagaaAGGGACGGAgcacttaggcatctaggtttccctttcttcttcttcctcaagaatacagctcaaggagcgtcattgtagagcttgtctatctcggctaatacaacaaagcaggagtaggagtcttacctcagcaagagggctccgaacctgggtaaatctgtgtgtgtttgtgtaacttgtgcgtgtttcccttcacgtcctccctcctccggttcctccttcgtccatcggccccaagttaagccatcctatggaaTCTatcgtgacaccaccacgacagttggcgcccaccgtggggccagcagcggcgctggctggagttttcatccggatgGAAAGCTTCCTcatcaccggagagcgcgtggtctccggtttagtccagagattcggctctctgggcttcatcgataacaacgcgggctgcttcTACGACGCACCGCTTCCCTGcgcgggccgcttcatcaacttcggcatgcacgagGTTTATGTCATTACTAACAGTCCCTGCAAGTACTcggagcaggtggtggtggccgaagatcccccccgccgtctgcacggttcgcggccggcatgCCGACTACCTCGCTGACCGTGTGGAAGTCATGGTGACGGCTTATGGCGCTGATGCTG
The Brachypodium distachyon strain Bd21 chromosome 2, Brachypodium_distachyon_v3.0, whole genome shotgun sequence genome window above contains:
- the LOC100827364 gene encoding VQ motif-containing protein 4, with translation MEVAPLNSKQLLLPMAPPRDPNSPSSSTSSSSPSSAAASPSSHHPPPPPSPSPRPAPRIIDTTPFPTTFVQADTASFKQIVQMLTGAADMPPPPPPSSQTQRPPAKTIHGGGVPCRAKKPAFKLYERRSGMKNLKMIAPLAMAAAAAAGASPRAAAPELLLSPSVLDFPSLALSPVTPLVPDPFNRSASGSPGEPQQQQGAMAEERAAIARKGFFLHPSPRSAAEPPRLLPLFPVTSPRMAAAAPSSEL